The Cognaticolwellia beringensis genome segment CTCGAGGCGTTTTTATATTCAATTATGTTGCCATTACTCTTCAGTTAAAGGCGCTTCGCTTGATTCACTTAACGCTTGAATGTTCTCGTCTTGGAACCAGTCGCAAATCACTTTATCAGCCTGCTCTGAGCCTGTGCGTTTTAACGACGAAAACGCCTGTACCTTAATATCAGCATTGAGTGCTGCTAATTCTTTTTTAACAAAATGTACTTGCGCGCTAACTTTACCTTGAGAAAGCTTGTCACTTTTTGTTAGTAGCGCTAAAACGGGTAAATCACCATCTGCAGCCCATTGAATCAGATCCATATCAAGATCTTTTAACGGGTGACGAATATCCATTAATATCACTAGACCTTTCAAACATTCTCGCTTTTCCAGGTATTCACCTAGAGCTTTTTGCCATTTTTTCTTCATTTCCATAGGGACTTTGGCAAAACCATAGCCTGGCAAATCGACTAGACGCTTGTTTTCGGCAATTTCAAAAATGTTAATCAGCTGAGTTCGTCCCGGTGTTTTACTGGTACGCGCAAGGCTTCTTTGATTAGTTAATGTGTTTAACGCACTTGATTTACCTGCGTTAGAGCGACCTGCAAAAGCAACTTCAATACCACTATCTGCGGGTAAACGACGGATATCGGGTGCGCTAAGGGTAAAAGTCGCTTTGCTTAGATGAATGGCTGTAGATGACAAGGTTTAGATCCAACGATATAAATAAAAACCGCATTATATCGTTTTTTCACATTAAAGATGCAATTGTATTCAATTTTTGCTAAAAAAATTAGCTAAAAATCCCTCTAAAGTGCGTTAATGGTGTATGATGTTGCCGATTTTTCGGCTTATTGAATGCATTCAATAAAAAAACACAAAAGCATGTTGAGAGTTTTGTTATGAAACATATTTTAACTTCGTTATTTTTAACACTATTAAGCATTAATATTGCTGTAGCTGCGTCGGGCGATGCAGATGCAGGTAAAACTAAGGCAGCGACTTGTGCTGCGTGTCATGGTTCAAATGGCATTGGCGCTAGTGATACATTCCC includes the following:
- the yihA gene encoding ribosome biogenesis GTP-binding protein YihA/YsxC, yielding MSSTAIHLSKATFTLSAPDIRRLPADSGIEVAFAGRSNAGKSSALNTLTNQRSLARTSKTPGRTQLINIFEIAENKRLVDLPGYGFAKVPMEMKKKWQKALGEYLEKRECLKGLVILMDIRHPLKDLDMDLIQWAADGDLPVLALLTKSDKLSQGKVSAQVHFVKKELAALNADIKVQAFSSLKRTGSEQADKVICDWFQDENIQALSESSEAPLTEE